The proteins below come from a single Corynebacterium cystitidis genomic window:
- a CDS encoding LppP/LprE family lipoprotein, whose translation MKKRRVLIALTVSGAVLLAGCNASTDSPVLEDSAKENPAEENSVEEGLSHQQGSSSKEPSSAAPSSFVSLPPTQTTDKAHSPVGATTPTEACDPSAANPLASISSLPIIDSGGHQFTFSITQDAFDPCAPLSWSVIAGGVGPGNSLRQGVVFFHQGRPISQPAPLMQEQVTAVTPHEDGSVEVSYQVLDGPRAAGNTLPGSARFALTGEGTLENVDNTLPLVANEAGIQLDVSGV comes from the coding sequence GTGAAAAAACGCCGTGTGCTCATCGCACTGACTGTCTCTGGTGCAGTGCTTTTGGCGGGCTGCAACGCAAGCACTGATAGCCCGGTTCTCGAAGACTCAGCGAAAGAAAACCCAGCTGAAGAAAACTCGGTGGAGGAAGGCCTTAGCCACCAGCAGGGATCTAGTTCTAAGGAACCCAGTTCTGCAGCCCCTAGTTCTTTTGTCTCACTGCCGCCCACACAGACCACAGACAAAGCACATTCACCGGTTGGAGCAACAACTCCCACTGAAGCCTGCGACCCTTCGGCAGCCAATCCGCTGGCCAGTATTTCTTCTCTACCGATCATTGATTCCGGCGGGCACCAATTCACATTCAGTATCACCCAGGATGCTTTCGATCCGTGTGCACCGTTGAGTTGGTCTGTCATTGCCGGTGGCGTGGGCCCTGGCAACTCGTTGCGCCAAGGTGTGGTGTTCTTTCATCAGGGGCGGCCCATTTCTCAGCCGGCACCACTCATGCAGGAGCAAGTGACAGCAGTGACACCCCACGAGGATGGTTCCGTGGAGGTCTCCTACCAAGTCTTGGACGGGCCGCGTGCTGCCGGAAATACGCTGCCAGGCTCAGCCCGCTTCGCTCTTACAGGCGAGGGCACTTTGGAAAACGTCGACAACACTCTGCCCTTGGTGGCCAACGAGGCCGGGATCCAACTAGATGTCAGCGGCGTCTAA
- a CDS encoding choice-of-anchor M domain-containing protein, whose amino-acid sequence MKRTWLVGLVSALALISPTVSPVGSPLAHAGPDDGKIVGTEQHIDAPKAFWEDNNFNLEILEGVDLQEGVLWVGKTEDPQYYQYTLPDEGFFDDFGAPGQTYYMAPQSAFMFNYPIWWGYGADTGIPTESFRHGIGALDLLSVEGPGQVEMFFDQGRQFGPKRQLGSGDKSPHTVPIVKGTHEHAATIFTKPGRYVLEYQASARTVDGELIQSEPQDLVVQVGGQRPKDTATPSLQQRYDAADSGDAAAAGYTFSVGPAEAGKNLSTISFKAGNGANGTLTVLIDGYFLTDLDVVDGQTEWDELLGPVDSRLQAVFTPAAGEGPRWISPELSYTEGGSAQVSSAESAESWNDRTGFSWRSNWNLPTAISTPEFTVTAQHVAGRPVEAGEYANPDMVKITLQADPRLRGFIHGGFYTDPDDENPTSTIEGTIEGGKVELYGNTYDWLNGTQVRFTITPHPTIDEHATTVVLTDNYEYGKNFEGTATFETPDSAVVPPEISKPEGPDAGPGDDGAQQTILLDKGHVDILALQEDGQLVARLKDDTGLHANQTVQRPLDQVVLVVRDNALQQRTEQLSDARFDFMGEVGQMFYYLPEAQDRGIIWPGYNTTGINYDDVDGHVTLTLTPRTVPEGATWGMFKGSGHNLEILTDSTVDDHSIEIGYPAHTHVSWAFSTPGEYVFDLTYSLTTKDGEVLTSEPEALTFAIGNAAAAQAGAEVENPPVDHEKDTPSDLPLPPKGQSNGEGEDPNADQNTGEPEDKKESSTTDLIGSAHNFWNRYQPLLLVLVGFFGGVSALWSVLPLVKAFFQN is encoded by the coding sequence ATGAAGAGGACATGGCTTGTTGGGCTGGTCTCAGCGTTAGCATTGATCAGCCCAACGGTAAGCCCCGTAGGAAGCCCGCTAGCACACGCCGGCCCAGACGACGGAAAAATAGTGGGCACCGAACAGCACATTGACGCCCCCAAAGCATTCTGGGAGGACAACAACTTCAACCTAGAAATCCTCGAAGGTGTCGATCTTCAAGAGGGTGTGCTCTGGGTCGGTAAAACCGAGGATCCCCAGTATTATCAGTACACCCTGCCGGATGAAGGCTTTTTCGATGACTTCGGCGCACCTGGCCAGACGTACTACATGGCACCGCAAAGCGCTTTCATGTTTAACTACCCAATCTGGTGGGGCTATGGTGCAGACACAGGCATACCGACTGAGTCTTTCCGCCATGGCATCGGCGCCTTGGACTTGCTTAGTGTTGAAGGCCCCGGCCAGGTGGAGATGTTCTTCGACCAAGGCCGCCAATTCGGCCCCAAGCGCCAGTTGGGCTCAGGAGACAAGTCCCCACATACGGTGCCCATTGTGAAGGGTACCCACGAACACGCTGCCACCATCTTTACCAAACCGGGGCGCTACGTGCTGGAATACCAAGCCAGCGCGCGCACAGTGGATGGTGAACTGATCCAGTCTGAGCCACAAGATCTGGTAGTGCAAGTCGGCGGTCAACGCCCGAAGGATACGGCCACGCCGAGCCTGCAGCAGCGCTATGATGCCGCCGATAGCGGCGATGCCGCAGCGGCTGGTTACACCTTCTCCGTCGGCCCCGCCGAGGCAGGGAAGAACCTCAGCACCATCTCCTTTAAGGCCGGCAATGGCGCAAACGGCACGTTGACAGTGCTTATCGACGGCTACTTCCTCACCGACCTTGACGTTGTTGACGGGCAGACAGAATGGGATGAGCTCCTCGGGCCAGTCGATTCTCGCCTGCAAGCGGTATTCACCCCGGCAGCGGGGGAAGGCCCGCGGTGGATCTCACCAGAGCTCAGCTACACCGAAGGTGGTAGTGCGCAAGTTTCCTCAGCAGAATCAGCCGAATCCTGGAATGACCGCACCGGTTTTTCGTGGCGCAGCAACTGGAACCTGCCAACTGCTATTTCCACGCCGGAATTTACGGTCACCGCACAACACGTGGCTGGTCGACCAGTGGAGGCTGGTGAGTATGCGAATCCAGATATGGTGAAGATCACTCTGCAGGCTGATCCGCGCTTGCGTGGCTTCATACATGGCGGATTTTATACTGACCCGGATGATGAAAACCCGACGTCTACGATCGAAGGAACCATCGAAGGCGGCAAAGTAGAGCTCTACGGCAACACCTACGACTGGTTAAACGGCACCCAGGTGCGCTTCACTATCACCCCGCACCCAACCATTGATGAGCATGCCACCACCGTAGTACTGACCGATAACTACGAATATGGGAAGAATTTTGAAGGAACCGCCACCTTCGAAACACCCGATTCAGCGGTAGTGCCGCCGGAAATTAGCAAGCCGGAGGGGCCGGACGCGGGGCCAGGCGATGACGGTGCCCAGCAAACGATCCTGCTGGATAAAGGGCACGTAGACATCCTCGCTTTGCAAGAAGACGGCCAGCTTGTTGCCCGCCTCAAAGACGATACTGGGCTTCATGCAAACCAAACGGTGCAGCGGCCGCTAGACCAAGTGGTACTAGTGGTGCGCGACAACGCGTTACAGCAGCGCACCGAGCAGCTGTCCGATGCTAGATTCGATTTCATGGGCGAGGTAGGGCAGATGTTCTACTACCTACCTGAGGCGCAGGACCGAGGAATCATCTGGCCCGGCTACAACACCACGGGCATCAACTACGACGATGTGGATGGGCACGTCACCCTCACTCTCACGCCGCGCACCGTTCCCGAAGGGGCCACCTGGGGAATGTTCAAAGGCAGCGGGCACAACCTGGAGATTCTTACGGATTCTACAGTTGATGACCACAGCATTGAGATTGGCTACCCCGCCCATACTCACGTCAGCTGGGCATTTAGCACACCCGGTGAGTATGTTTTCGATCTAACGTACAGCCTGACCACAAAAGATGGCGAAGTGCTTACATCTGAGCCGGAAGCACTGACCTTTGCCATCGGCAACGCTGCCGCTGCTCAAGCAGGGGCTGAGGTGGAAAACCCTCCAGTAGACCATGAGAAAGACACACCTAGTGATCTACCCCTGCCACCAAAAGGGCAAAGTAATGGTGAGGGCGAGGACCCGAATGCTGATCAGAACACTGGAGAACCTGAAGACAAAAAGGAGAGCAGTACTACGGATCTGATTGGCTCCGCGCACAATTTCTGGAACAGGTATCAGCCATTGTTACTGGTGCTGGTTGGTTTCTTCGGAGGAGTCAGTGCGCTGTGGAGTGTCCTTCCGCTGGTAAAAGCTTTCTTCCAGAATTAG
- a CDS encoding helix-turn-helix domain-containing protein, which yields MAKLELDPTLRLGVDLASSDINLLNHLTALRKCKNMTQESVAQKMGVDRSVIARLESTTGDHSKNHTMESIRRYAEAIGAFIGHVVFDTSIQAEREEAEKFKAIARESLRERRMKGDGHERLSDKASQKVKKSTVHFEEQFGPVSHKRGYYAQATQAKGVMVVGQDLVDVTRGR from the coding sequence ATGGCCAAGCTGGAACTTGATCCCACACTGCGCCTCGGCGTGGACCTCGCGAGCTCCGACATCAATCTTCTTAACCACCTCACTGCTCTGCGGAAATGTAAGAATATGACGCAAGAAAGTGTGGCTCAGAAGATGGGCGTGGATCGCAGTGTCATCGCCCGCTTAGAATCCACGACGGGGGACCACTCGAAGAACCACACAATGGAATCGATTAGGCGCTACGCCGAAGCCATTGGCGCCTTTATAGGACATGTTGTTTTTGACACCTCCATTCAGGCCGAGCGTGAGGAAGCCGAAAAGTTCAAGGCGATTGCACGGGAAAGTCTTCGAGAGCGTCGCATGAAAGGCGACGGACACGAGCGTTTATCTGACAAGGCCTCACAGAAAGTGAAAAAGAGCACCGTGCATTTTGAGGAGCAGTTCGGCCCTGTAAGCCACAAGCGAGGCTATTATGCCCAGGCTACACAGGCGAAAGGCGTGATGGTGGTTGGACAAGACCTCGTTGATGTGACAAGGGGTCGGTAA
- a CDS encoding MFS transporter has protein sequence MSNQTTRSYVGTKSDLFALVLAVLTFWMFGQSMLNVGLTVGTDLGMSSELTNLAVSMGSLVCGMLIVMWGSLGDTHGRLKMVRIGSLLNIVGSLLIAFAAGAPGGVMVLLGRVLHGLAGGAITPAALALVNSYWHGDQRSRAISIVSMGTFGGMALSSIVGGLIAGSPLTWRGIFVISALLSVVVIVMLRNTPDVAPLADSGKKLDLVGIICLAVAMLSLQFFITLGSALGWTSPITLGLLALFIVVTVVFIRHELKAQDPLIDFSVFSNRTFTGAITANFLVTTSAGMITIALWVMQASGKGYDATRASLLTIGYAICVLAFMTTGERLMKSLGYRTPMLIGSSLVVLSVLMLMFTNLLEKQYVIIAVVAFSIYGIGLALFATPATTAALNSLPQDIVGAGSGIFKMASSLGSALGLAIASTVFSAFSQRGSGSEIVGRIIEYTGEQSNVAVREAGTMSLSTLLIGAIIAVIAIRLLLPSHKQQQS, from the coding sequence ATGTCTAATCAAACTACTCGCTCCTATGTGGGAACGAAGTCTGACCTTTTCGCTCTAGTCCTTGCCGTACTGACCTTTTGGATGTTTGGCCAATCCATGCTGAATGTTGGCCTCACCGTGGGCACTGACCTAGGCATGTCTTCCGAGCTGACCAACCTTGCTGTCTCAATGGGTTCACTCGTGTGCGGCATGCTGATTGTGATGTGGGGGTCACTGGGTGATACACACGGACGCCTGAAAATGGTGCGCATTGGTAGCTTGCTCAATATTGTGGGGAGTTTACTGATCGCCTTTGCGGCGGGTGCGCCGGGCGGCGTGATGGTACTGCTTGGTCGGGTTTTGCACGGACTAGCCGGTGGCGCGATCACTCCTGCCGCACTCGCACTAGTAAATTCTTACTGGCACGGTGATCAGCGTAGTCGAGCCATTTCTATCGTTTCCATGGGCACTTTCGGTGGGATGGCGTTGTCTTCCATCGTGGGTGGTTTAATCGCTGGCAGCCCACTGACGTGGCGTGGCATCTTCGTAATTTCGGCGCTGCTTTCAGTAGTGGTGATTGTCATGCTCCGCAACACGCCCGATGTGGCCCCGCTGGCAGATTCGGGCAAGAAGCTCGACCTCGTAGGCATTATCTGCCTCGCTGTAGCAATGCTCTCTCTGCAATTCTTCATCACCCTGGGCTCGGCGTTGGGCTGGACTTCTCCTATTACACTCGGCCTGCTTGCGCTGTTCATTGTTGTCACCGTTGTATTCATCCGCCACGAGTTAAAGGCCCAAGATCCTCTCATTGACTTTTCGGTGTTTAGCAACCGCACGTTTACTGGTGCCATAACGGCGAACTTCTTGGTCACTACCTCCGCTGGCATGATCACGATTGCTCTGTGGGTCATGCAGGCCTCCGGCAAAGGCTATGACGCCACTAGGGCCTCCCTGCTCACCATCGGGTATGCGATCTGTGTGTTGGCCTTTATGACCACCGGCGAGCGACTCATGAAGTCTCTGGGCTACCGAACTCCCATGTTGATCGGTTCTTCACTAGTGGTGCTCTCAGTGCTCATGCTGATGTTTACCAACCTCCTGGAGAAGCAGTATGTGATCATTGCAGTGGTTGCGTTTTCGATCTACGGCATCGGCTTGGCACTATTCGCCACTCCTGCGACGACGGCAGCTCTCAACTCCCTGCCACAGGATATCGTGGGTGCTGGCTCGGGCATTTTTAAGATGGCTTCCTCCTTGGGATCTGCGCTCGGTCTGGCTATCGCCTCAACGGTGTTTTCCGCCTTTTCTCAACGCGGTTCCGGTTCCGAAATCGTGGGCCGCATCATTGAATACACTGGTGAGCAGTCGAATGTGGCAGTCCGCGAGGCCGGAACAATGTCTCTATCTACCTTATTAATTGGAGCGATCATCGCGGTTATTGCGATTCGGCTCCTCCTCCCCTCGCACAAACAGCAACAGTCCTGA